The Hyphomicrobiales bacterium genome has a window encoding:
- a CDS encoding conserved hypothetical protein (Evidence 4 : Unknown function but conserved in other organisms) — MDPANLQCFSQPHWRVIAQGFQPEAWFSEGRGTGTGGILMPKPEDLLVGNRYYRFANSRSPRPAQLGGGWWVDYENFRTITTYAAAHSLNLSYAARLFLALPIDWTRADRVVSAILEIPLRAYAGKGKQADTRGDRWTPIQHLPVKQLYIPGLYREGAPDQLYERAFPKPSFEYTDTR, encoded by the coding sequence ATGGACCCGGCCAATCTCCAATGCTTCTCCCAGCCCCATTGGCGCGTGATCGCTCAGGGATTTCAGCCGGAGGCATGGTTTTCCGAGGGGCGCGGCACCGGAACCGGCGGCATCCTGATGCCGAAACCCGAAGACCTGCTCGTCGGCAACCGCTACTACCGCTTCGCCAACAGCCGGTCGCCGCGCCCGGCGCAGCTCGGCGGAGGCTGGTGGGTCGACTACGAGAACTTCAGGACCATCACGACCTACGCGGCCGCGCATTCGCTGAACCTGTCCTATGCAGCGCGGCTTTTCCTCGCGCTGCCCATCGACTGGACGCGAGCGGACAGGGTCGTCAGCGCGATCCTGGAGATCCCCTTGCGTGCCTATGCCGGCAAGGGCAAGCAGGCGGATACGCGCGGTGATCGCTGGACGCCTATCCAGCATCTGCCCGTGAAGCAGCTCTATATTCCGGGCCTGTACAGGGAAGGCGCCCCGGACCAGCTCTATGAGCGCGCGTTCCCCAAGCCCAGCTTCGAATACACCGACACGCGATGA